The Bacillus sp. B-jedd sequence ATTGCATTCGATGAATGGATTGGCGACCCGTATGGAGACTTTTGGTCAGCCTATTTAATTTTTGGTTTGGGCATTTTCCTTGTCAGCCTGGTTATTTTGAAAGGCAAGGAAGTCTTTTCCTCATTTATTTATAAAAGCCGTTATTTACGAACCTACTTAGTGATTACGATAGGGGCACCGCTTTCTTACGCTGTATTTGATTGGTGGAGGCTCGGGAAATACAGAAATTTGGCTGATTTAAGGGATGTGTGGATGTTTCCCGGTTCCTTCGGGTGGCTAGATTACTTAATCTGCTGCCTCGGTGCAGCGTTTTTCTTAACGGCTGGCGCTTTAATTATTCAGGGGGTCAAAACGCTTGGTAAAAACGCCGTTTCCATCTGTGTTTTTTCATTGTTAGTGGGCTGCTTGTTAGTTTATGTAACAAAAGATGACTACGAAGCGATTCGAACGGATGGGATAGTTACTCAAAAACTTGGCAAAAAAGAAGAAATTGGCTGGACAGAAGTGCGGCATGTCGATATACTGGGCTACCTTTCAGAGGACGGCACTTCTAGAAACAGCAGCCGCAGCTTTAAATGGGATTTTGTCTTTTACCTTAAGGATGGATCGGAGAAACGAATCGGCCCCTTCCTGCTTTCAAACACGCATGTAAATGGGTCACTGGACATTAAAAATGTAATCATGGATAAAAAAATCCCGATGGCAACAAGTGAAATCACAAAAAAACAGTGGGGTTTCATCAAAGTTGACATGGAGTATACAGACGTAAACCGCGACGACTTCTACAAAGTATTCCAATATGACCCCGAAACAAATGACTACTATAGCATCCCATATGAATGAGACAGGGGACGGCTCTGCTGTTTCATCCGATAGGTGAATGAAGCGCAAAGCCGTCCCTGCTCTAGTTGTTAAAAAGTCCTCAACTGTTCTGGTTATTTGCCGATGAATTCCTGGGTCCAGTAGTTGCCATGGGCGATGTGTCCGACTCCAATGTGAGTGTAGTTCGGGTTAAGGATGTTTTGGCGATGGCCTTCGCTGTTCATCCAGGCGGTGACAACCTCCTGCGGGGTGCGCTGTCCCATGGCGATGTTTTCCCCGGCGTAAGTGTAAGTGATGCCGTATTTTTTCATCATCTCGAATGGCGATCCGTAAGTCGGGCTGTTATGGTCAAAGTAGCCGTTCGCGGACATATCGCGTGATTTCTCGCGCGCCATTTTGCTGAGAGTTGTATCGATTTTAAGGGCGGGCAAACCAGCTTTTGCTCGTTCCGCGTTCGTCAAGCTGACGACTTGCTGCTCATATGCGCTCAGTGTGCCGGCAGTTTGATCTCCTTGTGCCGGCTGCTTGGCTGGAGCAGGAGATGGAGCAGGGGCTGCAGGCTTTTGTTTTTCAGTTTGAGACGGAGCAGGGTTTGCGGAAGGAGCCGGTGCCTTGGAAGCTGACGGGGTTACAGGCTGTTTTGAATTGGGTGCTCCTTGGCTTTCCGGTGCTTGTCCAGGTTGGTCCATTGGGACGACTTTCAAATATCCCTGCAGTCCGAGACGCTGAAGGGTGTCCTCAATGATTCTATTAATTTCGTCAAAATTTATATTTTGGCTATGGTAAACATAAACTCGCTCCTGGACAGGCTGATTGTTTGAAGCCGCCTCTGTTTTATCCGGCGTTTGTCCAGTCATCCATAAAGCGGAAGCCACTGCAAAGGCCAGAAGTGCTTTTTTCTTTTTCAAAATCGTTTCCTCCCTTTATTTAAAATTGATGCGAAGTCTTATTCCGTTTGCGTTTTTATCGTAACATGCGATTTTTGTCATATTTTTGGATAATTCTGTTACTCAGTGGAGGGAATGGTTTTAGAGGGTAAGATGATGGGAGGAGAAGTCTGTCGGAAAAGGGTTTTTAAAAAGTTAAGGAAGCTTTTGGAAGTAACGCGTTTTTCTCAAAGTCTAGTACTGCTGGCAAAAATTGCATTGAAAAAGCGGTTGACAGCTAGTTAAACTGCCTGATTATATTACAATTTCTTTAGAAATATGTAACAACAAAAAGGCCGATCCGAAAAGAGTTTGGAAGGCTTGGAGTGTCTGCTGTTCAATGGCGCCCCAATCCCGGTCTCAAACCCTTCGCCAACCCTTACTGGCAAAATGAAAGAATAAGAGCGACAGGAGCTAATATCTTTCTAATTAGCGTGTTATACATAATGAAGCAACGGAACAGTTCCCCTGCCCCACTTTTTATTTCAACTTCTATTTTAATGGTGTAAACTTTAGAATGTGGTTATTGTTAGAAGGGGGATTTGGCAATTGGTTTATATTAAACAATCATTGCTTTTTTCTGCCCAATTACTTAGTATTTGGGCTATTTATATGGTGTCTGTTTATACGACAAAGACTTTCGGATTGCCGATACCGGCGAGTGTGCTCGGAATGGTGATTTTATTTTTGCTCCTTGCGAGCGGCATTGTAAAGGTGCGTTATATAGAAATGGCTGCTTCCTTCTTGAACAGGCATCTGGGCTTCTTTTTTGTCCCAATCGCAGTAGGGCTGATGGATTTTGGCGGATTAATGAAAACGAGCGGCATTCAAATTTTTATTATGATAGCCGGAAGTACTGCCGTGGGGCTGCTGTTGACTGGCAGCCTGACGCAAATTTTGGCAAAAGGGGAACGGAAACAGCATGAGCGGTCTGACACTTTTTAGTTTTTTCCTCACCCTGGGCGTCTATATCGGCGCAGTTAATCTCTCCAGGCGGATCAGTTCACCATTTACAACGCCTGTCCTTATTGCCACTGTCGTCATCATTTTCATTTTCTCAAAAATGGACATTGCATACAGTGACTACACTCCAGCAAAGGAATTGATGACCTTTTTGTTAGGCCCTGCAACCGTGGCGCTTGCATTGCCATTATACAAAAATAGAAAAATCCTAATGGAAAAGTTTAAAGCGGCGATGCTTGGACTATGCGTTGGCACGATAGCAACTATTTGCTCGGCAGTATGGCTGGCAAAATTATTGGGCCTTTCGGAAAGTATCCAGGCTGCCTCGGCGGTTAAGGCAGTCACAACCCCAGTCGCAATAGAAGCGGCCAACATCATCGGTGGGAACCCCGCCATTGCAGTCGCCTTCGTCATGGGGGCAGGTATCATCGGTGCCGTATTTGGCCCAATTATCCTCACCATATCCAAAATTAATGACCCATTCGCACGCGGCCTTGGAATCGGCACGGTCGCCCACGGCATCGGAACAAGCCAAATCATGAAAGAAGGCTCCCTTCAAGGAGCAGCCTCCAGCGTCGCAATGGGAATAGCCGCTATTATCACATCCATTCTACTCCCGTGGATTTACCCGTTATTATAGTGGGCAGGGGACGGATCTGCTTCTTCATTCGACACCTGAATGAAGTGCTTGAACCGTCCCCTGCTTTCTTTTTCAAAAAATAGGAGTAAACTATAACAATGATGAGAATAGAAAAGGAAGACAAAATAGCAAAAGTGATAAATGAAAAGGAAGGGCTGACAGCCAATTGAATACGCATGTTTTTTCAAAAGGGGAGGAAATCGCCAATGCCATTATTCATGGGATTGGTGTCCTGCTCAGTATTGCGGCTTTAACAATTTTAATCGTTTTTTCGGTGTTATATGGGACGGCCTGGCAT is a genomic window containing:
- a CDS encoding CAP domain-containing protein, with translation MTGQTPDKTEAASNNQPVQERVYVYHSQNINFDEINRIIEDTLQRLGLQGYLKVVPMDQPGQAPESQGAPNSKQPVTPSASKAPAPSANPAPSQTEKQKPAAPAPSPAPAKQPAQGDQTAGTLSAYEQQVVSLTNAERAKAGLPALKIDTTLSKMAREKSRDMSANGYFDHNSPTYGSPFEMMKKYGITYTYAGENIAMGQRTPQEVVTAWMNSEGHRQNILNPNYTHIGVGHIAHGNYWTQEFIGK
- a CDS encoding CidA/LrgA family protein, yielding MVYIKQSLLFSAQLLSIWAIYMVSVYTTKTFGLPIPASVLGMVILFLLLASGIVKVRYIEMAASFLNRHLGFFFVPIAVGLMDFGGLMKTSGIQIFIMIAGSTAVGLLLTGSLTQILAKGERKQHERSDTF
- a CDS encoding LrgB family protein, producing MSGLTLFSFFLTLGVYIGAVNLSRRISSPFTTPVLIATVVIIFIFSKMDIAYSDYTPAKELMTFLLGPATVALALPLYKNRKILMEKFKAAMLGLCVGTIATICSAVWLAKLLGLSESIQAASAVKAVTTPVAIEAANIIGGNPAIAVAFVMGAGIIGAVFGPIILTISKINDPFARGLGIGTVAHGIGTSQIMKEGSLQGAASSVAMGIAAIITSILLPWIYPLL